The DNA sequence CGCCGCGCGGCGACGAAGCCGTCGCCGCCGTTCGAGCCGCGGCCGCAGAAGACGAGCGCGCGCCGCGCCCCTTGTCCCTCGAGCGCGTCGAGGATCTCCTCGGCGGCGAGGCGCCCGGCCTCCTCCATCAGCAAGAGCCCCGGCACCTTCATCCTGCGGATCGTTTCGTCGTCGGCCTGGCGCATGCGCGCCGCGTCCAGCACTTCCATCTCGCCCTCTGCGCCGCCCGAGGCGGCATGGTCGTTCGTCCGGCGACGATTGTAGCCACGCCGCGCGCCGCGGGAAGAGAGGACGGCGGCCGATCGTCGAAGAAGAGCGGCGTCGGGCGGCGGCGCTCGCCGGACGGCGGCGCTCGCCGGACATAGATCGCGGGCGCGGCGAGGCGGCCGCGCCCGCGTGGGGTCGATCAAGGATGGACTGCCCCCCAAGGCGTATCCTTGAGCGAACCACTCAATGCCGTGCATCTACGGCCCTTATCCCGCGGGGCAACTGAGAAATTTGTCAGACAAGAGAGAACGCATCGATTCCGAGACGCCGGGGCCGCGCCCCGGCGAGCGGTTCACGGCCGACGTCTCCGACCTCACGGCGGAAGGCGCCGGCGTCGCGCGGCACGGCGGCCTCGTCGTCTTCGTGCCCGGCGCCGTTCCCGGCGACCTCGTCCGGGCGCGGATCGTCCGGCTGCGGCGCGGCTGGGCCGAAGGGGAGCTGCTCGCCGTCGAGCGGCCCGCGGACGCGCGCCGCATGGCGCCCTGCGCGGCGCAGGACGAGTGCGGCGGCTGCCCGCTGATGGTCCTCGACGAGGCGGCGGCGCTGGCGGTGAAGGGGCGTGCCCTCGCCGAGACGCTGCGGCGCGTCGGCGGGGTCGCCTGCGGCGTCGCGGAGATCGCGCCGTCGCCGCGTCCGCTGCGTTACCGCGGGCGGGTCCGCTTCGCCGTGGCCCCGCGCGGCGAAGGGGCGCAGGTCGGGTTCCATCCGCGCGGGCAGGAGTGCGGCTTCGCGCCGGTGGACGACTGCCTGCTCGCGCCGGAAGGGACGACCGCCCTCGCGCGGGAGTTCCTCGAGCGGCTCGCCGCGTTCGGCCCGGGGCCGTGGCCGGCGCAGCTCGAGGTTCGTTGCTCGTTCGCCTCGGGGCGCCGGCTGCTCGTCGTGCACGGGCCCTCGGTGCCGTGGCCGCACGCGGCCGCGGCGGCCGGCGCGCTGCTGGCGGCGCGGCCTGATCTCGCCGGCGTGGTGCGGCTCGTGCCGCGGCGCGGCGCGCCCCCCTTGGAGCAGCTTCTCGGCGGGGCCGAGGCGGTCCTCGAGACGATCGGCGGCGCGGAGGTCGAGCTGGGGGCGACGAGCTTCCTGCAGGTCAACCCGGCCGCCGCCGAGCTGCTCTACGCGCGGGCCAGGACGGCGCTCGAGGGGCCGAAGGGCGGCCGGCTGCTCGACCTCTACTGCGGCGTCGGGCTGATCGGGCTGCTCGCCGTGGACGCGGACGTCGAGGTCGTGGGGGTCGAGCTGAACGAGGCGGCGGCGGAGCGCGCGGCGCGCGCGGCGCGGCGCGCGGGGCGGACGAACGCGCGGCACGTTGCGGCCGACGCGGTCGCCTTCGCCCGCGAGGCGGCGGAGCGCGGCGAGCGGTTCGAGCGGGTGGCGCTGAATCCGCCGCGCGAAGGGGCCGGGCCGGGGCTCGCGGCCGCGGTCGCGGCGCTGCGGCCGGACGTCGTGGCGGTCGTGTCGTGCCATCCGGCGGCGCTGGCCCGCGACCTCAAGCTGTTCGCGGCGCGCGGCTACCGCACGACGCGCGTCGTCGCGGTGGACATGTTCCCGCAAACCCCGCACCTTGAAGCGGTGGCCCGCCTCGAGCGGGAAGGGTGAGCCTGTGGAGCGTGCCGGCGCCTCGTGGTTGAAAGCGTCGCGGGTCGTCCTTGCCCTGTGCCTCGCGGCCCTCGGCGCGGGGACGGGGTTCGCCGCGGCGCCGGACGGGACGGCGTGTCCCGCGGACGGCGCGTCGCGGCTCGGCGCGTCGCTCTCGGAACTCGCGGACCGCGCCGCCGCGGCGTCTCTCTCCGACGACCCGCGCTGCGCGGCGCGCGGCCTCGCCCTCGCCGACTGGCTGGACCGGCGCGGCGGCGCGGCCTGCGCTCCCGCCGACCGCCTCGCCGACGCCCCGAACGTCGCCGAGGACGCCGACCTCCTGTCGTTCCGCGCCGCGCTTCTCTGGCGCTGCGGCCGTGCGCGCGAGGCGCACGCCGCGGCCCTCGCCGCGCTCGCCCGCGACGACCGCGCCGCGCTCGCCTGGCGGACGCTCGGCCGCGTGCTCGAGGCGCGCCTGCGCGACGGCGCGGCGCTCGCCGCCTACCGCCGCGCGCTCGACGTCGATCCCGACGAGGCCGGCTCGCTCGCCGGCGTCTCCCGCGTCGAAGGGGACCGCGCGCGGCGACGCGAGGCGCTGGAGCGGTACGTCGTCGTCGGCCGTCTGCGCGGCGAGGACGACGAAGAGGTCCGCGGCGCGCTGGAGACGCTCGACTTCCTCGACGCGCTCGGCGACCGCTCGCTCTGGGTCGTCGAACGCTCCGACCTCCCCGGCAAGATCAAGCTCGAGCCGTACGTCGGGCAGGCGGGGCGCGTCTGGGGCTGGCTCGCGCGGCTGCGGATCGGCGCGGCGCGGAACGTGCCGACGCTCGTGGACAGCGGGGCCTCGGGGCTGCACCTCGACCCGCGCCTCGGCAAGTCGTCGGGGCTGCAGCCGCTTGCCGCGGCGACGCTGGTCGGCGGCGGCGGCGAGGGGGAGCACGCGGTGGACCGCGGCGTCGTGGACGCCGTGGACCTCGGGCCGGTCGGCTTCACGTCGGCGCTCGGCGTCGTCGCCGAAGGGCCGCTGCAGGCGCAGGGCGCCTACCGCGCGATCCTCGGCCTCGACGTGCTCGGCAACACGCGGCTCCGCTTCGATCCACGGCGGCGCGTCCTCGACGTCGAGGAGGCGGACGCGCCGGAAACGGCGGACGATCCGCGCGACGTCGATCCGTGGCCGGTTTCGGACCGCGACGTCCCGCTGCTCGTCGTCGAAGGGCACCTGCTGGCGCCGACGACGCTTCTCGTCGGCGACGCGCGGATCGAGACGCTCGCGCTGATCGACACCGGCGCGGCGACGACGCTGGTCGCGGAGACGTCGGCGCGCGCGCTCGGCGGCTGGCGCGCCGGGGGCGGGGCGATGAGCGGCTACGGCGGCGCGGTCGGCGTCGTCGGCACGATGCCGACGATGACGGCGCGGATCGGCGGGCTCGAGGAGACGGTGCGCGACCTGCCGATCGTGGACCTCGGCGCCCGCTCGCGGCTCGTCGGAATGGACATCGGCGCCTTCGTGGGCGAGGATGTCTGGGCCCGCCGCGGATTCGAACTCGATCTCGCCGCGGCGACGCTGCGGCCGCTGCCGCGGTGAGGAGCGAACCGGCATGAGCGACGAGGCGGCCGTCAACCCCGAAGCGCAGCGCGCCCTGCGGCGCGCCCGCTCCCTGGCCGAGCGCCTGCTGCGCGGCGAGCCGCTCGGCGAGCCGATCTTCGAGACGGCGATGGAACTGCTCGACGAGCACGACGAGGATCTGACGCCCGAGGCCCGCGTCTTCCTCGACGAACTCCGCTTCTCCTTCCACGAACTCGCGACGCTCCGCGCCTCCGGCCCCCGGGCGCGCGTGATGGAACGCGTCGTCGCCGCCGCCTCGAAGCTCGCCTGATCCCGCGCCGCCGAGAACGCCGCATCGGCCGCAATCCCCTTGGTTCGGCGGGGGACGACGTCTGTCCGGACTGCCGCCCGTTCGGCGGCGAGATGGGCGCGGTCGGCGCAGATCCATCTCATGGAGAAAGTAACCAACGGCGACATCACTGATGCGGAAAGGGAGTGATGTCGTGCTTCTCACACGGCTTCCCTAAGTGCTTGAGTATGCTATGGTTGGTCTATGGCGACTACCGTAGAAGCTGCGTTTGAGCTCTTTCGCCAGAATTTGGAAATCACGGGCCTCCAGTCGGAGACGGTATCCACGCGTCAGAAAGGTGTCCGCGATGCTGTTGCCCGCGAACTCACAGTCCTTAAGGACTTTCTTGTCGGCTCCTACATGCGGAGCACGATGATCGCGCCACTAGGTGAAGCTGACGTGGATGTGTTCGTCGTTCTGGACCCGAGTTACTACAAATCGACGGGCCACGCCGCATTGTTGGACAAGGTGCGCGGCGTGCTGCTCAAGACATACCCGAAGACTCCGGCGATCAGCCGGAACGGTCAGGCGGTCACCATTACGTTCAGCGACTTTCGTGTCGATGTCGTCCCCGCTGTCGATCGCCAAGGCGGTGGATATCTCATCCCGGACTCCATCAGGAAGACCTGGATCAGCACCGACCCGACGGTCCACATCTCCGAATTGACAGCAGCCAACAAGAGCCATAACGGGGACTTGGTCCGGGTGATCAAGATGCTGAAGTGGTGGAACAAGCGTCACAGTTCTCTATTGCAGTCATTTCACCTTGAGGTTATGGCGTGGTCGTGCCTGAATGGTATTAGGATCCACGATCTGCCGTCCGGCTGCCGCTGGT is a window from the bacterium genome containing:
- the rlmD gene encoding 23S rRNA (uracil(1939)-C(5))-methyltransferase RlmD, whose translation is MPCIYGPYPAGQLRNLSDKRERIDSETPGPRPGERFTADVSDLTAEGAGVARHGGLVVFVPGAVPGDLVRARIVRLRRGWAEGELLAVERPADARRMAPCAAQDECGGCPLMVLDEAAALAVKGRALAETLRRVGGVACGVAEIAPSPRPLRYRGRVRFAVAPRGEGAQVGFHPRGQECGFAPVDDCLLAPEGTTALAREFLERLAAFGPGPWPAQLEVRCSFASGRRLLVVHGPSVPWPHAAAAAGALLAARPDLAGVVRLVPRRGAPPLEQLLGGAEAVLETIGGAEVELGATSFLQVNPAAAELLYARARTALEGPKGGRLLDLYCGVGLIGLLAVDADVEVVGVELNEAAAERAARAARRAGRTNARHVAADAVAFAREAAERGERFERVALNPPREGAGPGLAAAVAALRPDVVAVVSCHPAALARDLKLFAARGYRTTRVVAVDMFPQTPHLEAVARLEREG
- a CDS encoding bifunctional ADP-dependent NAD(P)H-hydrate dehydratase/NAD(P)H-hydrate epimerase, translating into MEVLDAARMRQADDETIRRMKVPGLLLMEEAGRLAAEEILDALEGQGARRALVFCGRGSNGGDGFVAARR
- a CDS encoding retropepsin-like domain-containing protein, which codes for MERAGASWLKASRVVLALCLAALGAGTGFAAAPDGTACPADGASRLGASLSELADRAAAASLSDDPRCAARGLALADWLDRRGGAACAPADRLADAPNVAEDADLLSFRAALLWRCGRAREAHAAALAALARDDRAALAWRTLGRVLEARLRDGAALAAYRRALDVDPDEAGSLAGVSRVEGDRARRREALERYVVVGRLRGEDDEEVRGALETLDFLDALGDRSLWVVERSDLPGKIKLEPYVGQAGRVWGWLARLRIGAARNVPTLVDSGASGLHLDPRLGKSSGLQPLAAATLVGGGGEGEHAVDRGVVDAVDLGPVGFTSALGVVAEGPLQAQGAYRAILGLDVLGNTRLRFDPRRRVLDVEEADAPETADDPRDVDPWPVSDRDVPLLVVEGHLLAPTTLLVGDARIETLALIDTGAATTLVAETSARALGGWRAGGGAMSGYGGAVGVVGTMPTMTARIGGLEETVRDLPIVDLGARSRLVGMDIGAFVGEDVWARRGFELDLAAATLRPLPR
- a CDS encoding nucleotidyltransferase, whose product is MATTVEAAFELFRQNLEITGLQSETVSTRQKGVRDAVARELTVLKDFLVGSYMRSTMIAPLGEADVDVFVVLDPSYYKSTGHAALLDKVRGVLLKTYPKTPAISRNGQAVTITFSDFRVDVVPAVDRQGGGYLIPDSIRKTWISTDPTVHISELTAANKSHNGDLVRVIKMLKWWNKRHSSLLQSFHLEVMAWSCLNGIRIHDLPSGCRWCFEELEPMIDVIVPDPAGYGGDVGAYLDTVEKRDAVKARLRTAAAKAREAEADQYRGDERCAIKKWGVIFPDKFPAYG